GCAGGCGCAACGCCGAGCGGACCAGGTCAGACAGCGAGGCGACGTCCTCCTTCGTGCGCATCGCCACCAGATTGGGTGCCGCGCATTGCAACTCGCGGGTATCCTCGATGAGCACCACGCGATCATCGGTCTTCGCCACCTCGGCGAGCAGCGCATTGGTCAGCGTCGTCTTGCCGGTCGAGGTGCCGCCGGCCACGAGGATATTGGCCTGCGTCGCCACGCCCAATCGCAGCGCCTCGGCCTGCAGCCGGGTCATGATCCCGGAGGCGACGTAATCGTCGAGCGTGAAGACCGCGATGGCAGGTTTGCGGATGGCGAAGCTGGGCGCGGCGACCACCGGCGGCAACAGCCCTTCGAAGCGCTCGCCCGTCTCCGGTAGTTCGGCCGAGACGCGCGGCGCACCAGCATGGGTCTCGACACCGACATGATGCGCGATCAGCCGGATGATCCGTTCGCCATCCTCGGACGAAAGCCACTCACCCGTGTCGCACAGGCCTTCTGAGAGCTGGTCGATCCAGAGCCGCCCGTCGGGGTTGAGCATCACCTCGACGGTCACGGGATCCTCCAGGAACCGGGCGATCGCCGGCCCGAGCGCGGTACGGAGCATTCGCGCGCCCCGCCGTATCGCCTCCGGCTTCCGATGATGGTCGTCCATGCCGTCCCCGTTCCGCTTGCGGGCGCCTTCAACAGGCGACCCTGGATCGGGGACAAGTAAAAGAACCTGATTTTGCGGCGTTTCAACAGGTTTTGGACGGGCGTCGTAGTCTGGCGTGCATTTACAGGAAAACGGCGGTTTTGCCCTTCATCTCGACAATTCACGCATGCGACCAGGCTTCCCGGTTGATTCGATTATCCCGATGATTTCGCGGCTACGCGGATGCTGCCCGATCTTCGCCAATGCATTCCCGGCAATTCTGGAAGGCCACGACGTAAAATGTGATGCTTGCAGCTTGATAATCGCCCGCGCTTGTCAGTTCTCCCCGCAACATTGCTTGTATTTCCGTCCCGAACCGCAGGGGCAGGGATCGTTCCGGCCAGGGCGTTTGCTCCGGACCGGGCCATGGGAGACGTTTCCGGCACCCTTTGCAAGCTCGGGCCGCGACACGAGCAGGATCGCGGCCACGCAGTTGGGAATCAGATCAGGTGCCTGGAGGTCGATCTCATCGATCTCTTCATCGGTGAACTTGCTGATCCCCTCGTTGATGTCCTGCAGGGCAAACAGGAAGATCAGCGATGATCGCGTCTCGTCATCGGCCTGTTCGAGCACGGTCTGCCAGGCTTCGGGACGCAAACGCAGCGCCCAGGCGAAGCCATCGACCCATGGCTCCCAGAGCGTCTCGTCACTGTTCGGATCCACCTCATAGACAGGTTCGATCCAAAGAGTCTTCGTCATCTCCGATGCGACTGAATTGTAATGCGCCATCACGGCCGAAATCGTTTCTTCGGCCGTCGTCAAATCCGGGAAATCGGCCTCACCGTTCTCACCCCAGACATGTGGAAGCCATTCGGAGGGAGGGACAAGATCGGGACAGGCCAGGATTCCAGTCACATAGCCATCAAGTTCGCTCAACGTCATGGGAAAGTTTTCCTGCGGCAAAGCCGACAGGAGCTTATCAAGGCGATCGAGCTCCTGATCAGAACAACTCATGATATGTCTCCCCCAAACGCTTCAGACTTTCAGCAGATCAAGTAGTGGATCAAAGGCATACATGGCGGCGCGACGCCCCGAGGCTGCTTCGATCGTGCGCAACAGGCCAGCTTCGACGAGGCGGCGTGACAGCGCGCGTGCCGAAGATGGCGGGATTCCGGAGCGATCGACAAACCGGTCGTTTCGGAAGATCGGACTGGCGAATACGAAGTCCAATGCCTGATCATGGAACTGCGAGTTCAGCACGTCACGGAAGCGTTCGCGCATCTCACTGTGCAGTCCGAAGATCGCATCTGCCGTCTGGATATTGACCGTCGCTTGCGCGTGCATGGCCTGGAGGAAGAATGTAACCCATCCAGTCCAATCGCCGGTTGCCGAGACCGCGCGCATCCGCTCGATATACTCGTCCTTATGGGCCTCGAAATAGCCCGAGACGAAGAAGTTCGGCTGATGCAGGACGCCGAGCTTCCACAGCATCAGGGTAATCAGCATACGGCCGATCCGACCATTGCCGTCTTCAAATGGGTGTAGGGCCTCGAATTCGACATGCGCTATGGCTGTGCGGATCAGCGGCCGCATCGTGCTTTCGTTGATATAGCGCGCGAGCTCGGCCATCGCTGGGCCAAGATGCTCGGGAGCAATCGGGACATAGGAGATCTTTCCCCGCCGTTCGTCCCCAATATAGTTCTGCTCGACCTTGTAGCTTCCGGGACGCTTGCGGGCGCCGCGGCCAAACGAAAGCAGCTGCTGATGGGCTGTCCGGATCAGGTATTCGCCAAGCGGCGCTCCCTCGGCAAGCGCTTGCTGGGCATTCCGCAGGGCGCGGGAGTAGAGATAGGTCTCGATATCGTCGTTTCTGGCCTCGCGATAGGGATCTGCGCTGCCTGCGTCTTCCTCGGCCTCCAGCCGGTAAAGTTCCTCGATGGTCGAGATCGTTCCCTCCATTCGGGAGGATGTGACCGCATCCTGTCGACGCAGGGGGGCGAGGAACAACTCGCTGTTCACCATGCCTGACATCTTGGCATCGTACCGCGCAAGGGACGCCGCGGCTTCTTCGAGCGGCCCAAGAAGGGACTCGTAGTCGAGGCTGGCCGGGGGAAAAGCGCCGGTATGATAGAATACGGCCTCTGTCAGATCATAGGGTTTGATGGCCATTTTAACGCCAATTCTGTTATCAACGGGTTTTGACGCCAACCTAATCACACCAAGGAAGTTTGGCAACAGAATATGGCCGCATTCTGACATCAAACAGCATTGCCGCCAAGCATCTGCTATCAAGCGCATTTGATAACAGGCATCGGCCAACACGTTCTCATCAAACCGCGACACCATACGAGTTCAGCCCGCCCCTGCCTCATCCTGCGTTAAGCATTATCGGGCGATCGTCTATTTAGAGATCGCTGCGGTGTCCGTTCCTGCCAAATGACGGGTAAGGGGCGAATGATCCCGCAGATAGAGGCCGAAATCGGGTCAGAAGCTTACGAAACGTCATTTCCGTGTTTCAAACCAAATCGAAAGAACGGCAGAAATAGGCTTAGCGGGTAACGCGCGCGTCACGGTTTTCCTCAAGGCAAACCGGACACGCATTACTGATCGAATATCGCGGATCCTTTCATGACTCTGATCCGTCCTTGTCCTCCGATATTTCTTGCCGAAGTTTCGGTCCCTGCGCCAGCCGACGACCAAGCGCGGTGATGAAGGCCTCATATCGCTCGCCAGCCTTGGCGCGCGCGGCCTTCGCCGCCGGTTCGGGCAATGCAGGTGTGGTGGCAAGCCAGAAGCGGATGAACACCGCGAGGCTTTCCACGGCAATACCAAGATCGCGCTCCATCCGCGTGATCCGGCGATCAAGCTGATCCAGGCGTTTCGCGACAATCGCCTCACGGCGCTCCGCATCGTCCGGCGACAGGAACGAGGCGATGGCAGCCTCGGCAATCATCGATTGCGACCGGTCACGGCGCGCCGCGAATTCCGCCAGCATCCGCATCACCTCCGGATCGAGATAGGCGGTGAATTTTGTTTTCTTCCGGGGATTGACCATGTGCTACAGATCCATCCCGTCATCGGGATCCATCGAAACCTGCCGTGCGACACCCCGCATCCGGCGGGACATCTGCTGGTTTCGGATGACCTCCTCAGCCGCATCATCGGCCAAGCCGAACTCGAACTCGCTTTCGATTGGCATTTGTTTCTCCGTAGTGCCTGCCCTGCCAAGCTCGGGCTGTCGGCGTCGCTCGGATGCTGTCGGATCTTCGTCGTCAGAGGAATCCGGAATTTTCTCATCGACATTCTCCGGTCGAGCAGGAGAGAGCACGTGGCTCCACGCATCGACGGCGGGTTTGTCCTCATGGGTCAGGTCGGGCGGCGAGAGCAGGCGCTCCGTGAACCGCGCATCCAGATAATAGCGCGCCTTCTTCGCCCGGATCGGCGGCGTCCCCGCCACCATGACGATCTCGTCATCGGGCGGTAGCTGCATGATTTCACCGGGGGTGAGCAGAGCGCGTGCGGTTTCCTGTCTCGAGACCATCAGATGCCCGAGCCAGGGCGAAAGCCGGTGACCGGCATAGTTCTTCATCGCCCGCATCTCGGTGGCGGTGCCCAGGGCATCGGAGACACGTTTCGCCGTGCGCTCGTCATTGGTGGCGAAGCTCACCCGCACATGGCAATTATCGAGGATCGAATTGTTCGGCCCGTACGCTTTCTCGATCTGGTTCAGTGATTGCGCGATCAGGAAACTCTTGAGTCCATAGCCCGCCATGAAGGCAAGCGCGGATTCGAAGAAATCGAGCCGGCCGAGAGCGGGAAACTCGTCCAGCATCAGGAGCAGACGATGCCGGTCGGCATTCGCCTGCAGGTCCTCGGTCAATCGCCGACCGATTTGGTTGAGCAGCAGGCGCATCAGTGGCTTTGTGCGATTGATGTCCGAGGGCGGCACGACGAGGTAGAGCGTGGTTGGCTGATCGCCGCTGACGAGATCGCGGATCCGCCAGTCGCAACGCCGCGTGACCTGCGCCACGACCGGATCGCGATAGAGACCGAGGAAGGACATGGCCGTGGAAAGCACGCCCGAGCGTTCGTTCTCGGACTTGTTGCGCAATTCGCGCGCAGCGCTGGCGACGACGGGATGCGGACCTTTGGCCCCGAGATGCGGAGTGCGCATCATGATACGCAGGGTCGATTCCACCGGACGCTTCGGATCCGAGAGGAATCGGGCAACACCCGCCAGGGTCTTGTCGGATTCAGCATAGAGGACATGCAGGATCGCACCCACGAGGAGCGCATGGCTGGTCTTCTCCCAATGGTTGCGCCGCTCGAGGCTGCCTTCCGGATCGACCAGGATATCGGCGATGTTCTGGACATCACGCACCTCCCATTCACCGCGACGCACTTCGAGCAACGGATTATAGGCCGAGGAGTGCGGGTTGGTCGGATCGAAGAGCAGGACGCGGCCATGGCGCGACCGAAAACCAGAGGTGAGCTGCCAGTTCTCGCCCTTGATGTCATGAACGATCGCCGATCCCGGCCAGGTCAGGAGTGTCGGCACGACGAGACCGACACCTTTCCCCGATCGTGTCGGCGCGAAACACAACACATGCTCGGGACCGTCATGGCGCAGATAGTCACGTTCGTAGCGGCCAAGCACGACGCCATCGGGACCGAGAAGCCCCGCGGACCTGATTTCCCCTTTCCCCGCCCACCGGGCTGAACCGTAGGTGGCGACGTTCTTTGCCTCCCGCGCCCGCCAGACCGACATGCCGATGGCGACCGCGATCGCGATGAAGCCGCCCGAGGCGGCGATGATTCCGCCCCGGGCAAAGATCGGTGGCGCATAGGCTTCAAAGAAATACCACCACCAGAAGATGGCCGGTGGGTAATAGACCGGTACGCCGAAGATCTCGAACCAGGGCGGACCGAGCTGCGCCTGGTAGCCGAAGTTCCAGGCAACATATTGCGTGGCGCCCCATGTGGTGGTGAGGATGATCAAGAAAACGATGATGATCTGTCCCCAGAGGATTCTGGTCGCGGACATGTGTATGGTTCCTTTCCATTCGCTGTCAGAGGCCGAGCCCACGCTTGCGCCCGAAATCCCAATCGACCCCGCCATCACCGCGGGAGACGCCGGAGACTTCGCGGCCAAGTTGTTTTTCGAGCGACGGTGACCAGGGCACGAGCTGGAATCCGAGGCCATCGCCGATCATAGCAAACCGCCCGGAAGAAAGCGTGAATCGCTGACGATAAGTGCCAGTGACATATTCTCCGGTCTCTGCGCGGTTGAACGGGAGGCCGGTCTCGCGGGCAAGCTTGTCGCCAAGCGCATTGACTTCACGGTCGCGCAATCTCTTGAGCAGGCCGCGCGCGAAGACGACGCGCTCGCCTTTTCGTTCGGCGAGACCTGCGTCGAGCAGGTGATCAGCACGGGTTTTCATCGCCTGCCGGACCTCGGCTCCGAAACCGGATTCCGAAAGTGCTATAGGATCGCGGGACACGGCTCGCCGATCGAGCCATGTCGCTCCAGAGGCACTTACTTGCATGCCGATGTCGAGATCGGAGCGAACAGCAAGCGCGACACGGCGGTTGCCCCGTACGTCATCATAGCTGCGCAGTTCGACGATCGAGCCGGGCACACTGTCACCGGCGGCATCGAGATGCGGCAGCCTGATATGATGGGTCCGACCGTCTACGCCATCGACCACGGCATAGGCGGTGCCTTTCAATTCGTCATCGAGACCACGCTCCACCAACCGCCCGATGACAGGTGTATCAAGGCTTTCCCCCGCCAGCACGTAATCGGAGGAACCACGTTCGATGCCGCGTTCGGTGAGCGCGCGATGCATCCGCTTGATGATATCGCCGCGGGCGCCCAGTTCCCGCAGAACCGTTTCGGCCCGATCCCTGATATACCATTGACCCGGGCCCAGCTGGTCGGCGAGGCCCAATATTTCCAGTTTGCGGAGCCGACCGAGTTTCAGCGCATGAAACTCGGTCGGCTGGCGGTCGGGGCTCGGGGCGAGATCGATGATGCGGGTTTTGCCGGCGTCGCGAAGAAGCTGCCGATCGAGCTGGGTCCAACGCTCCGCAGAGATCTGCCGCTCGAGGCTCTGGCGGATATCGAGATCGGTTCGTGGCCCCAGCTCCAGCGTGATGAGATCACGCGCCCGGTCCCGCATCCCCTCCTTGATGTAGTCGCGGGAGATCACGAGGTCCTGGCCGTCATCGCGCACGCCGCGCACAATCAAATGGACATGCGGATGCGCCGTATTCCAGTGATCTACCGCAACCCAGTCCAGCCCGGTGCCGAGATCCTTTTCCATTTGGCGGGCGAGATCGCGGGTGAAGGATTTGAGATCGGACATTCCCGCCGCATCGTCCGGCGAAACGATGAAGCGGAAATGATGCCGGTCATGCCTGCAACGCTCGACAAAGGCGCGCCCATCGGCCTCCCCCTCGCCCGGCCCGAACAGCCGCGCCTTCTCTCCGTCCCGGGTCACGCCCTCGCGGCGCAGGTAACCGAGATGCGTTCCCAGTGGCGCGGATCGCGCATTCTGACGGACCACGCGCGCCTTGATGACGGCGCCCCGGCTACGCGACGTGATGAGGCGATTGGCCTGGATGCTGGCACGCCGGCCGCGCCCGAAACGGGAGCGATTGCCGGAGACAACGCGGCCGGATCGGGAGACGCCACTACCCGCCTTTTTCGCGGCAGTCAGCGCCTGGGCGATAAAGGGCCGGGCCGCTTGAGCGCGGGTCGAGCGGATGTGCCCCGGACGGATGCGGAATTCGCGCTCATCATTCATGGCACAACCCCACACGGTGCAAAACAGCGCAGAATGTCAAAGAGTTAAGCGTTACGCGCACAGTACGCGAAGGCACCGCACGGTGCGGAACGCGCCGCAAACATGAACCAGAACAACCGCCCGCTTGAGCCGCACCGTGCGGGCTTTTATCCTGCCATGCCCCGGTCGTGACGCCCGCCGGCGCCCCCTGCCCGCTCCATAGCGCGCCGAGATACGATAGGGTACACATAGCCGAAAAAATGCTCACGGCCGGTCCCCACCGGCATTGCGGGCGACGAACAGCACGTCGGTCAGAGACGCGGCAGGTGATTCGGGGGCTGTCGAGAGGGACGCATCGGTACTGTCCGATTGGTTGCCGGGCGACCCTGGCGCCGCATCAGAAACGCCATTCTCGTGCGCAACAAAGAGCGGCGCTTCACGCCAGTCCCGCGGTTTGGCTGTTGCAATAACAGAACCCGACGGCCGTTCGCCACGCAACACGGGCGCCAGCGACGCGACATAGGCGCGGGTCTCAGAGGGCAATGGACGATCCGTGCTGCGGTATTCATCATAGCGCGCCGGACCGGCATTATAGGCCGCGAGCATCGCCACCACATCGCGGTAGCGGTCCCACATCTCGCGCAGATAGGCGGTCCCGGCGAGGATATTGTCGCGCGGATCGAACGGATCTTCGCCAAGACCATAACGGATACGCAGACCCGCCCAGGTCTCGGGCATGACCTGCATCAACCCCATCGCGCCTGCCGATGATAAGGCAGTAACATCGCCCGCACTCTCCACGCGCATCACGGCCGCGATCCATGCCTGCGGAATGCCGAAACGCTGCGATGCCTCGGCGATATATGCGTCATAGGAATGCGCGCCGACTGCGCGGGTCGGCCCGACACTTTGTGCCAGAACCGGCGGCGGTGCGGTGGCAAAAGTCAGGCCGGAAAGAAGAAGGATGAGGATGCGACGGTGCGCACCGCAGCTTCCGGAACCGAAGCGAACGCGGAGATTGGTCATGACCCCTCCCGTTCACCGCGCTTTTTCGGGCGGGTCCAATGCAGGCCCCAATCACGGCCCTCCTCGTCCGACTGGAACAGGCGGGCACGTAATGGCTGCTGGAAGACGGGATCATCGAGCAACACGGCAATGAACCTGCCCGCGCGTTCGCCGGAATGTTTCCAGCCCGCGCCAACTTCCTGTCCGTCCTCATCGCCGAGATGAATCCGGTAGGCTGGCGCATTCTCATTCTCGAGATTTTCGGTCGGAACGAGCGTCAGTTCCAGGTCGAGTGAGAGTGTCCGGATGCGCCCGGAATAACCGGATGGTGTCCGGGTGAATTGGCCGATTTGTGCCATGGTGATGGTCTCCTCTTTGCGGGGTTGGAAATGAGATGAACATGCGGTCACCCGCGCCAGTTGAGACGGCCGGTGCCGTCCGTAAGGGTGAAGATCGGGACAGCCCGGCCGATCACCGACGAGGCAGGGAACGGGCCGAAATAACGGCCGTCGAGACTGTCACCGGCCTCCGGATTCATCAGGAAGATGTCGCCATCGGCGAGTTGCCGGCAGCCCTGCCAGACAGGCAGATCGCGGCCCCGGCTGTCGTGCTCGCGCGCCTCGCCGAGCGGGATGGCGTCGATGGTAACATTGCGGCCAATGCGACAGAGACGCTGCCCGGGCAGCCCCATGACATGTTTCAAGATCGGTGTTTCACGGCCGATATAGCCCCGCTCAACCATGAACCCGACAAACGGCTCAGGCGGCATGACAGCGACGAGATCGTTGAGCGCAAGGGCTTCACTCGGCGCGATACGATAGAACCCGATCGGCACGCTGGCGGTGCCGTTCCAGACCAGTTTCGGGGCAACCGGAAGCACGCTGACGACAGCAATACCGAGCACGGTGACGATCGCGATCATGACGTAACCTCTGCGTGTCATGGGACAATCTCCCGTCGGCGCAGCCATGCCCGATGGCGCGCGGTCGTGTAAGCACGCGGCGCCTCGCCCGCGCGCATCCAATGCGCGACATGACGCCAGTGATCGGGATCGGTCTCGGCGGGATCGATGCCGATGGCCTCGATCCTGTCTACATGCAACAGCACCTCTTCGACTTTCGGCCAACCATGGATCTTCAGCAGGATCTCGGCGCCCGAACGCACAGAAGGAAGCGTCTGATAGGCCGCGCCCGGCGCGACGGCTCGCAGAATATCGATTCGCGAGGTCACCGTGCCGTAATCATTCGCCGCCCAGCGGATGAAGGCAAAAACGGTATTGGGCGGGAAGAAAACGATACGCCGGTTGTGATCGATGACCTGCGTGCCGGCTGCATGACCGAACCTGATCCAGTATTCGATCTTTCCCTCCACCCAGGTCAGTTCGACGCATGTGAACTCATCAGGAGGCTCTATACCGCGACCCACACTGATAACGTCGCTCTGCCGATCGGGGAATCCAGCACTCATGGGTTTCTCCCCGACGGCTTCAGAAGCAGCTGTGGAAATTCGGGCGCTTCGGAAGCCGAAGCATCGCTCTTTTTGCCTGCTGGTTGATCGGAGAGTTCGCTCTTTTTCTCGGCCAGGCCGACGCTTCGGACAGTGCTGCGGCGGGAGTTTTCCACAGCGCGGCCGCCCTCTTCAGTGTTAGACTGTCCGTTAGATTCTAAGTTACGGGCGCGATTTTCCGTTATTCTTTGGTCATTTAACCCCGGTCTCGGCTCCCAATCGCACGTGACCCGGGTTCCGGATGGCACGGGTTCAGGGGTTCCCGTTCGCACGTACGGTTTCACAGGTTTTCCACAGGGCGCGACCGGCTTGAACGCGAGGAACGATCGGCCGCCAGGATCGATCTCGTGCGACAGCCTGTAACCCGGCAATGCCTGACGGCGAATGATGCCGCGCAGATCGAAGGCGAAGCGCTTGAACGCAGACAGGCTGCCGGATTTCTGATGCAGATGATGGAAATCGAAACGCCAGCCGCGGCGTTGCCGACCGCCATGTTTGCGCACGAGACGGTAGAGCCAGCGCTCGATGCCGCCGGTCAGGTCGAAAAATGCCCGATCGATGGTGAGGATCAGCGCGTCATCGAGAACCGCCTGATAGAACCAGTCCGGCAAGATCATCTCGATTCCGTCCGGATTTCCGGTGCCATCCCTGCGATCCTCCCATTCATTGATCCAGGAGAAGCGGTGCTGTCGTCCCTCGGCCAGCTGACGTATTGTCGTGCTCACGGTTGTGGATTGCAGGCGGTCGAGCCCGGCCTTCAGGCGCCGATAATCGCGTACCGAATTGCCTCTACCGATAAAACTCAGGATCTCGTAAGGTGTGGCAACCATCAGTCGGGATGTCCGGAGTCCGGCATCGCGCGCCTCGACGATCTGGCTTGCTGCCCAGATCAGGATATCGGCGTCCCAGATCGTCGCCATGCCATATTCGGGGATCGCCTCGACCCGGATGACCACGTTGCCGGAAACAAAATCGATCGGTGTGATCCGATGGGTCTTTGACAGGGAAAAGAACGGGTAGGTCATGAGATCCTGCGCGTCGCGTGGCGCGAAATCGCCGGGAAGGGCCCTGAACAGATCGAGCTGTCCGCGCTCGGAAAGGGATGGATGTCGTACTGCCATAAGGAAATCCGGCCGTCGTCAGCCTGCATAGCGGCCGGGTTGCGGAACATCCGGAAGTGCCTGGCGCTTCGCGGGCAGGACTGAACCGCGTGGATCG
This Paracoccus saliphilus DNA region includes the following protein-coding sequences:
- the trbB gene encoding P-type conjugative transfer ATPase TrbB, which produces MDDHHRKPEAIRRGARMLRTALGPAIARFLEDPVTVEVMLNPDGRLWIDQLSEGLCDTGEWLSSEDGERIIRLIAHHVGVETHAGAPRVSAELPETGERFEGLLPPVVAAPSFAIRKPAIAVFTLDDYVASGIMTRLQAEALRLGVATQANILVAGGTSTGKTTLTNALLAEVAKTDDRVVLIEDTRELQCAAPNLVAMRTKEDVASLSDLVRSALRLRPDRIPIGEVRGPEALDLLKAWGTGHPGGIGTIHAGTAIGALRRMEQLIQEAVVTVPRALIAETVDLIAVLSGRGAARRLAELTRVHGLGPDGDYRITPVIHPEGDPA
- a CDS encoding UPF0149 family protein, translated to MTLSELDGYVTGILACPDLVPPSEWLPHVWGENGEADFPDLTTAEETISAVMAHYNSVASEMTKTLWIEPVYEVDPNSDETLWEPWVDGFAWALRLRPEAWQTVLEQADDETRSSLIFLFALQDINEGISKFTDEEIDEIDLQAPDLIPNCVAAILLVSRPELAKGAGNVSHGPVRSKRPGRNDPCPCGSGRKYKQCCGEN
- a CDS encoding Fic family protein, which codes for MAIKPYDLTEAVFYHTGAFPPASLDYESLLGPLEEAAASLARYDAKMSGMVNSELFLAPLRRQDAVTSSRMEGTISTIEELYRLEAEEDAGSADPYREARNDDIETYLYSRALRNAQQALAEGAPLGEYLIRTAHQQLLSFGRGARKRPGSYKVEQNYIGDERRGKISYVPIAPEHLGPAMAELARYINESTMRPLIRTAIAHVEFEALHPFEDGNGRIGRMLITLMLWKLGVLHQPNFFVSGYFEAHKDEYIERMRAVSATGDWTGWVTFFLQAMHAQATVNIQTADAIFGLHSEMRERFRDVLNSQFHDQALDFVFASPIFRNDRFVDRSGIPPSSARALSRRLVEAGLLRTIEAASGRRAAMYAFDPLLDLLKV
- a CDS encoding CopG family transcriptional regulator; this translates as MVNPRKKTKFTAYLDPEVMRMLAEFAARRDRSQSMIAEAAIASFLSPDDAERREAIVAKRLDQLDRRITRMERDLGIAVESLAVFIRFWLATTPALPEPAAKAARAKAGERYEAFITALGRRLAQGPKLRQEISEDKDGSES
- a CDS encoding conjugal transfer protein TraG, giving the protein MSATRILWGQIIIVFLIILTTTWGATQYVAWNFGYQAQLGPPWFEIFGVPVYYPPAIFWWWYFFEAYAPPIFARGGIIAASGGFIAIAVAIGMSVWRAREAKNVATYGSARWAGKGEIRSAGLLGPDGVVLGRYERDYLRHDGPEHVLCFAPTRSGKGVGLVVPTLLTWPGSAIVHDIKGENWQLTSGFRSRHGRVLLFDPTNPHSSAYNPLLEVRRGEWEVRDVQNIADILVDPEGSLERRNHWEKTSHALLVGAILHVLYAESDKTLAGVARFLSDPKRPVESTLRIMMRTPHLGAKGPHPVVASAARELRNKSENERSGVLSTAMSFLGLYRDPVVAQVTRRCDWRIRDLVSGDQPTTLYLVVPPSDINRTKPLMRLLLNQIGRRLTEDLQANADRHRLLLMLDEFPALGRLDFFESALAFMAGYGLKSFLIAQSLNQIEKAYGPNNSILDNCHVRVSFATNDERTAKRVSDALGTATEMRAMKNYAGHRLSPWLGHLMVSRQETARALLTPGEIMQLPPDDEIVMVAGTPPIRAKKARYYLDARFTERLLSPPDLTHEDKPAVDAWSHVLSPARPENVDEKIPDSSDDEDPTASERRRQPELGRAGTTEKQMPIESEFEFGLADDAAEEVIRNQQMSRRMRGVARQVSMDPDDGMDL
- a CDS encoding relaxase/mobilization nuclease domain-containing protein, coding for MNDEREFRIRPGHIRSTRAQAARPFIAQALTAAKKAGSGVSRSGRVVSGNRSRFGRGRRASIQANRLITSRSRGAVIKARVVRQNARSAPLGTHLGYLRREGVTRDGEKARLFGPGEGEADGRAFVERCRHDRHHFRFIVSPDDAAGMSDLKSFTRDLARQMEKDLGTGLDWVAVDHWNTAHPHVHLIVRGVRDDGQDLVISRDYIKEGMRDRARDLITLELGPRTDLDIRQSLERQISAERWTQLDRQLLRDAGKTRIIDLAPSPDRQPTEFHALKLGRLRKLEILGLADQLGPGQWYIRDRAETVLRELGARGDIIKRMHRALTERGIERGSSDYVLAGESLDTPVIGRLVERGLDDELKGTAYAVVDGVDGRTHHIRLPHLDAAGDSVPGSIVELRSYDDVRGNRRVALAVRSDLDIGMQVSASGATWLDRRAVSRDPIALSESGFGAEVRQAMKTRADHLLDAGLAERKGERVVFARGLLKRLRDREVNALGDKLARETGLPFNRAETGEYVTGTYRQRFTLSSGRFAMIGDGLGFQLVPWSPSLEKQLGREVSGVSRGDGGVDWDFGRKRGLGL
- a CDS encoding lytic transglycosylase domain-containing protein, translated to MTNLRVRFGSGSCGAHRRILILLLSGLTFATAPPPVLAQSVGPTRAVGAHSYDAYIAEASQRFGIPQAWIAAVMRVESAGDVTALSSAGAMGLMQVMPETWAGLRIRYGLGEDPFDPRDNILAGTAYLREMWDRYRDVVAMLAAYNAGPARYDEYRSTDRPLPSETRAYVASLAPVLRGERPSGSVIATAKPRDWREAPLFVAHENGVSDAAPGSPGNQSDSTDASLSTAPESPAASLTDVLFVARNAGGDRP
- a CDS encoding DUF736 domain-containing protein; this encodes MAQIGQFTRTPSGYSGRIRTLSLDLELTLVPTENLENENAPAYRIHLGDEDGQEVGAGWKHSGERAGRFIAVLLDDPVFQQPLRARLFQSDEEGRDWGLHWTRPKKRGEREGS
- a CDS encoding S26 family signal peptidase, coding for MTRRGYVMIAIVTVLGIAVVSVLPVAPKLVWNGTASVPIGFYRIAPSEALALNDLVAVMPPEPFVGFMVERGYIGRETPILKHVMGLPGQRLCRIGRNVTIDAIPLGEAREHDSRGRDLPVWQGCRQLADGDIFLMNPEAGDSLDGRYFGPFPASSVIGRAVPIFTLTDGTGRLNWRG
- a CDS encoding DUF2840 domain-containing protein — protein: MSAGFPDRQSDVISVGRGIEPPDEFTCVELTWVEGKIEYWIRFGHAAGTQVIDHNRRIVFFPPNTVFAFIRWAANDYGTVTSRIDILRAVAPGAAYQTLPSVRSGAEILLKIHGWPKVEEVLLHVDRIEAIGIDPAETDPDHWRHVAHWMRAGEAPRAYTTARHRAWLRRREIVP
- a CDS encoding replication initiator protein A; the encoded protein is MAVRHPSLSERGQLDLFRALPGDFAPRDAQDLMTYPFFSLSKTHRITPIDFVSGNVVIRVEAIPEYGMATIWDADILIWAASQIVEARDAGLRTSRLMVATPYEILSFIGRGNSVRDYRRLKAGLDRLQSTTVSTTIRQLAEGRQHRFSWINEWEDRRDGTGNPDGIEMILPDWFYQAVLDDALILTIDRAFFDLTGGIERWLYRLVRKHGGRQRRGWRFDFHHLHQKSGSLSAFKRFAFDLRGIIRRQALPGYRLSHEIDPGGRSFLAFKPVAPCGKPVKPYVRTGTPEPVPSGTRVTCDWEPRPGLNDQRITENRARNLESNGQSNTEEGGRAVENSRRSTVRSVGLAEKKSELSDQPAGKKSDASASEAPEFPQLLLKPSGRNP